The following are encoded in a window of Gossypium raimondii isolate GPD5lz chromosome 13, ASM2569854v1, whole genome shotgun sequence genomic DNA:
- the LOC105784266 gene encoding putative zinc finger protein CONSTANS-LIKE 11: protein MEPVCDFCRGERAVVYCKSDSARLCLSCDGCVHSANLLSCRHVRSLLCEKCNSQSAVVRCLDEKLSLCQDCDGNGNGCSSLGHWREALNSYTDCPSLAEFRRIWSSVLGASSPAVFDVDWPVGASTANDNCFTNCLNQIDLGGSFELAGTKLNELDSCPKLKPCMVSSSLISPNANYIPYSKDGEPVFSEEPNMPKGFSDLRDFKVPDGDDLCEGLNINDVQFSFKTANEIFGGSQGQTRYQFEKVGTDGLIMDKTLPVIKSNGPSKNMLEALPSGQKECLSFPSSQVGCSASIMATMIGTSNCMLMNPSCNQNINLGYPVGQVPSNLAPSPSNITVKNSPADFQDCGLPPAFLTGDSHFQNLEASCPQARDKAKIRYNEKKKTRIFGKQIRYASRKARADTRKRVKGRFVKAGEEYDYDPLVARNF from the exons ATGGAACCTGTATGCGATTTTTGTCGAGGGGAAAGAGCAGTGGTTTACTGTAAATCGGATTCGGCTCGGCTTTGCTTGAGCTGTGATGGGTGCGTTCACTCTGCAAATTTGTTGTCATGTAGACACGTTCGTTCACTTTTGTGTGAGAAATGCAATTCTCAATCAGCAGTTGTTAGGTGTTTGGATGAGAAATTGTCTCTTTGTCAGGATTGTGATGGTAATGGCAATGGTTGCTCGAGTTTGGGGCATTGGCGAGAGGCCCTCAATTCTTATACGGATTGTCCTTCTTTGGCCGAGTTTAGAAGAATCTGGTCTTCGGTTCTTGGTGCTTCGTCTCCTGCTGTTTTTGATGTTGATTGGCCAGTCGGTGCTTCAACTGCTAACGACAATTGTTTCACTAACTGTTTGAATCAAATAGATCTAGGGGGCTCATTTGAACTGGCTGGTACAAAGTTAAATGAACTAGATTCGTGTCCTAAGCTAAAGCCTTGTATGGTTTCATCTTCTCTGATATCACCAAATGCAAATTACATCCCTTACAGTAAAGATGGAGAACCTGTTTTCTCAGAGGAGCCGAATATGCCAAAG GGTTTTTCTGACCTCAGAGATTTCAAAGTTCCTGATGGTGATGACCTTTGTGAAGGCCTGAACATCAATGATGTTCAATTCAGCTTCAAAACTGCCAATGAGATATTTGGCGGTTCACAAGGCCAAACTAGGTACCAGTTTGAGAAGGTTGGGACAGACGGCCTAATTATGGACAAAACTTTACCGGTAATCAAATCTAATGGTCCTAGCAAGAACATGTTagag GCATTACCATCGGGACAAAAGGAGTGCCTGTCTTTTCCATCCTCTCAAGTCGGTTGCTCAGCTAGTATCATGGCTACCATGATTGGCACTTCTAATTGCATGCTTATGAATCCGAGTTGTAACCAAAACATCAATCTAGGATATCCTGTTGGCCAAGTTCCTTCAAACTTAGCTCCTTCACCATCCAACATAACAGTGAAAAATAGCCCTGCTGATTTTCAAGACTGTGGATTGCCACCAGCTTTTCTAACCGGTGACTCCCATTTCCAAAATTTGGAAGCTAGTTGCCCACAAGCTAGGGATAAAGCGAAGATAAGAtacaatgaaaaaaagaaaacacgaAT ATTTGGTAAGCAAATAAGATATGCCTCCCGTAAGGCTAGGGCTGACACTAGGAAACGTGTGAAAGGCAGATTTGTGAAAGCAGGCGAAGAATATGATTATGATCCTCTCGTTGCACGGAACTTCTAA
- the LOC128036114 gene encoding uncharacterized protein LOC128036114: MVRKNATRERRQLDGRVHVRVIGLHLYQLDEHLFQALAQFWNPAYRCFTFGEINLVPTIEEYTALLRCPRFQADKVYSKAVNVPTFVKKLVNILGMSEQWVSARVKQKGENKCIPWGSLRDLILAHPDTKKKVDVFTLSIYGLMIFPKVLGYIDEAVTNLFDRLDKRVTPVPAILAETFRSLSVCRSAREGRFIRCAQLLLVWFHSHFWKVDKVSYRVFSKNYSPLKELAAIPRRDNITVERWIAMLQNLKDEDVEWKDHWIVPDEILYRSGNFDWVPLLGIWGAVGYAPLMVLKQYGSRAGSSPPKD; the protein is encoded by the exons atggtcagAAAAAACGCAACTCGAGAAAGGAGACAGCTTGACGGAAGGGTACATGTCAGAGTTATCGGACTTCACTTATATCAAT TGGACGAGCATTTGTTTCAAGCTCTGGCCCAATTTTGGAATCCCGCTTATAGATGCTTTACTTTTGGGGAGATAAACTTGGTGCCTACCATAGAGGAATATACAGCCTTACTGCGTTGTCCAAGGTTTCAGGCAGATAAAGTCTATTCTAAAGCCGTCAATGTCCCTACTTTTGTGAAGAAGCTAGTGAACATCTTGggaatgagtgagcaatgggtcTCAGCGCGGGTCAAACAAAAAGGGGAAAACAAGTGTATTCCTTGGGGAAGTTTGCGTGATTTGATTTTAGCTCACCCTGATACGAAGAAAAAAGTCGATGTTTTTACTTTGAGCATTTATGGGTTGATGATTTTCCCTAAAGTGTTGGGGTATATAGACGAGGCAGTTACTAATTTGTTTGATCGACTGGACAAGAGGGTCACACCCGTTCCAGCAATTTTGGCCGAGACATTTAGATCTTTGAGTGTGTGCCGAAGCGCGAGGGAGGGAAGATTCATTAGATGTGCACAGCTCTTGTTAGTATGGTTCCACAGTCACTTCTGGAAAGTGGATAAAGTTTCTTACCGAGTATTCTCCAAGAATTATTCTCCATTGAAAGAATTAGCGGCCATACCAAGACGCGACAACATTACCGTGGAAAGATGGATAGCGATGCTTCAAAATCTCAAAGATGAAGATGTTGAATGGAAAGATCATTGGATAGTGCCCGATGAGATCTTGTATCGATCTGGGAATTTCGACTGGGTCCCTttacttgggatttggggagctgttggcTATGCGCCATTAATGGTATTGAAACAATATGGGTCAAGAGCAGGTTCGTCGCCACCCAAGGACTAG
- the LOC105775282 gene encoding uncharacterized protein LOC105775282: MTVTLEINEDLSTRYHYGRRTKEMDQRLEKLEQLQEQMQAQMQEKLAKLQQDMESYQRELLNQLKQLTAGGHDKGKSPAVNSGDDHEDPAYPPGFASTNVQTQPGVYPQRVPVTIRSQYQVGAPASMNFPTGSGSNPKDNPINPVVLDLDGAAEIEKTRVDLPEQLEDRCKWLEEKFQAMENADYHRGVDAKDLSLVPDLVLPPKFKMPEFEKYNGTSCPEAHITMFCRRMTGYINNDPLLIHCFQDSLIGSAARWYNQLSWANIHSWKDLAQAFMKQYRHVMDIAPDRIVLQNMEKKPNESFRQYAQR, from the coding sequence ATGACAGTTACCCTGGAAATCAACGAAGATCTGTCAACTAGATATCATTACGGCCGaagaaccaaagaaatggatcaaagactAGAGAAATTAGAGCAATTACAAGAACAGATGCAAGCTCAGATGCAAGAAAAACTAGCCAAACTGCAGCAAGATATGGAATCATACCAAAGAGAattattgaatcaattaaaacaGTTAACGGCTGGGGGGCACGATAAGGGGAAGAGCCCCGCGGTAAATTCTGGGGATGATCACGAAGACCCTGCCTACCCTCCAGGTTTCGCCTCAACTAATGTCCAGACGCAACCAGGGGTGTACCCACAGAGGGTACCTGTCACCATTAGATCCCAATACCAAGTTGGTGCCCCAGCATCGATGAACTTCCCAACAGGTTCAGGCTCTAATCCCAAGGATAATCCTATTAATCCCGTGGTTCTAGATCTCGACGGCGCGGCAGAAATAGAGAAGACAAGAGTAGACCTGCCAGAACAATTAGAAGATCGTTGTAAATGGTTAGAAGAGAAGTTTCAAGCCATGGAAAATGCCGATTACCATCGAGGAGTAGACGCTAAAGATTTGAGCCTGGTACCTGATCTGGTGCTCCCtcctaaatttaaaatgccGGAGTTTGAAAAATACAACGGGACCAGTTGCCCCGAAGCCCATATCACTATGTTTTGTAGGAGGATGACGGGATACATCAACAATGACCCATTGCTGATTCATTGCTTCCAGGACAGTTTGATAGGGTCAGCGGCTAGATGGTACAACCAATTAAGTTGGGCCAACATTCATTCATGGAAGGATTTGGCGCAAGCCTTTATGAAGCAGTATAGACACGTGATGGATATAGCGCCCGATCGAATTGTattgcaaaacatggaaaagaagcctaATGAGAGTTTCCGGCAATATGCTCAGAGATAG
- the LOC128036115 gene encoding uncharacterized protein LOC128036115 yields MLGSATKSFSDIVMSAEMIENAIRCGKIEAGESTKRSAPRKKEHEINNTSIFNKDHSNTITVGQARAVTANWQGSLKQESNPRPNVERLQFTPIPVTYRELYQNLFDAHVIGDSSRPNVAENPLPNHDNKGVNAITEYGGRRVKANIAEIKTPLEWVWKQMMKRGLIKQGSIERPEGARKFCEFHAEKSHDIQECTEFRTMVQNLMDNKELEFYEEIKGLEEGEVYAAEEGSTGKAQKANHPVVIIAKPMSRESGIQIAPKVIIQKPVSFPYKDSKKVPWNYDCNVTIPGEESLANAIVESGKGKALAVELGKAKVDKIETRVNQPVTENEANEFLKFLKHSEYSVVEQLHKQPARISMLELLLSSEIYRNVLIKVLNETYVADDISVNKLDRLVNNISAENFIFFNDDEIPPGGRGATKALHITARCGEYTLAGVLIDNGSALNVLPLSTLNRLPVDSSHMKSCQNIVRAFDGTERKVMGRIEIPLLIGPNTYEVDFLVMDIKPLYNCLLGRPWIHSAGAMPSSLHQKLKLVTEGRLITIDAEEDIIASVTSDAPYLGTDDEAIECSFRSLEFINATSVIEGKRIPMPSMSRATKMGLQMTIGKGAVPGRGLGRCLQGRIEAPVVKDKQDHFGLGFKPNAKQRRKELEKRQERRKARLNGEEVDWEPMAFPYISRTFVSGGTMYSGLRTPRRKTTEEMLGNLNINAIFEEESEEGSTSGIYLFEPGSVLNNWTAEEMPEVFRVFQKTIETVILEEGKVVKIGTCIAEEVKQDHIGLLREFKDVFAWSYQDMPGLNTDIVVYHLPIKEDCKPVQQKLRRMRPDVVLKIKEEVQKQFDLWIPASGQIFEWVANIVHP; encoded by the exons ATGTTAGGCAGTGCCACTAAAAGCTTTTCAGACATAGTGATGTCTGCagaaatgatagagaatgcCATAAGATGCGGCAAGATAGAAGCGGGAGAAAGTACTAAAAGGtcagcaccaagaaaaaaagagCATGAGATAAACAATACAAGCATATTTAACAAGGACCATTCTAACACAATCACGGTGGGACAAGCCAGGGCAGTAACCGCTAATTGGCAAGGTTCTTTGAAACAGGAATCTAATCCAAGGCCAAATGTAGAGAGACTTCAATTCACACCCATCCCAGTGACGTATAGGGAATTGTACCAGAACTTATTCGATGCACATGTG ATTGGTGACTCATCAAGACCGAATGTAGCAGAGAATCCGTTGCCCAACCATGATAATAAAGGGGTGAATGCGATAACTGAGTATGGAGGAAGAAGAGTTAAAGCCAACATAGCAGAGATAAAGACCCCCCTTGAATGGGTTTGGAAACAAATGATGAAAAGAGGTCTCATCAAGCAAGGTTCAATAGAAAGGCCTGAAGGAGCAAGGAAATTTTGTGAGTTCCATGCAGAAAAAAGCCATGACATCCAAGAATGCACCGAGTTCAGAACCATGGTGCAAAACTTAATGGATAACAAAGAGTTGGAGTTTTATGAAGAGATTAAGGGACTAGAAGAAGGAGAGGTTTATGCTGCAGAAGAAGGATCTACGGGGAAAGCCCAAAAGGCTAATCACCCGGTAGTGATTATTGCAAAACCAATGAGCAGAGAATCGGGAATACAAATAGCACCAAAGGTCATAATCCAAAAACCTGTATCCTTTCCCTACAAGGATAGCAAAAAGGTTCCTTGGAATTACGACTGCAATGTAACAATCCCAGGAGAAGAGAGCTTG GCAAACGCAATAGTGGAATCTGGAAAAGGAAAAGCCTTAGCGGTTGAATTGGGAAAAGCAAAAGTAGACAAAATTGAAACGCGTGTCAATCAGCCGGTAACTGAAAATGAGGCtaatgaatttctaaaattcttaaaacatagCGAGTACAGCGTGGTAGAACAATTACATAAGCAACCGGCTCGTATCTCGATGCTTGAATTGCTCCTAAGTTCAGAGATATATCGTAATGTGCTGATTAAGGTGCTAAATGAAACTTACGTCGCTGATGATATCTCAGTGAATAAGTTGGACCGTTTGGTTAATAATATCAGTGccgaaaatttcattttctttaatgatgatgaaataccgccCGGGGGAAGAGGAGCCACCAAAGCCTTACATATCACTGCTCGCTGCGGGGAGTATACGTTAGCGGGAGTGCTAATTGATAATGGATCAGCCTTGAATGTTTTACCCCTATCTACCTTAAATAGGTTACCGGTGGATAGTTCCCACATGAAATCATGCCAgaatatagtgagagcatttgatggtacCGAAAGGAAGGTGATGGGAAGAATAGAAATACCCCTCTTGATTGGGCCGAATACATACGAAGTGGATTTCTTAGTGATGGACATCAAGCCTTTGTATAATTGCTTATTGGGGAGACCATGGATTCATTCAGCAGGGGCGATGCCTTCATCATTGCACCAGAAGTTGAAATTAGTGACAGAAGGCCGGTTAATTACGATCGACGCTGAGGAAGACATCATTGCATCGGTAACCAGTGACGCACCATATTTGGGAACAGATGATGAGGCGATCGAATGTTCCTTTCGATCCTTAGAATTCATAAATGCGACTTCTGTTATTGAGGGAAAGAGAATCCCAATGCCCAGTATGTCTAGAGCCACGAAGATGGGATTACAAATGACAATTGGGAAAGGAGCTGTGCCTGGAAGAGGACTGGGAAGATGCCTTCAAGGAAGAATAGAGGCACCAGTGGTGAAGGACAAACAGGACCActttggtttaggatttaaaccAAATGCTAAGCAAAGAAGGAAAGAGTTAGAAAAAAGACAAGAGAGGAGGAAGGCGCGTTTGAACGGAGAAGAAGTTGATTGGGAACCTATGGCTTTCCCCTACATATCTAGGACCTTCGTATCGGGAGGAACTATGTATTCTGGACTGAGGACTCCGAGAAGGAAGACCACAGAGGAAATGTTAGGAAACCTgaacatcaatgccatatttGAAGAGGAATCTGAAGAAGGAAGTACCTCAGGCATCTATCTCTTTGAACCTGGGAGTGttttaaacaattggactgcagaagaaatgcCTGAAGTTTTTAGAGTTttccaga AGACGATAGAGACGGTGATCCTGGAAGAGGGAAAGGTGGTGAAGATTGGCACATGCATAGCTGAAGAAGTAAAACAAGACCACATTGGATTGCttcgagagttcaaagatgtcttcgcatggtcgtATCAGGATATGCCTGGCTTAAATACGGATATTGTAGTTTACCATCTTCCTATAAAGGAAGATTGCAAGCCGGTTCAGCAAAAACTACGAAGAATGAGACCTGATGTTGTATTGAAAATAAAGGAGGAGGTGCAAAAGCAATTCGATCTTTGGATTCCCGCAAGTGGTCAAATATTCGAGTGGGTAGCCAATATTGTACatccctaa